A part of Fervidobacterium thailandense genomic DNA contains:
- a CDS encoding glycerophosphodiester phosphodiesterase family protein — MKILGHRGLPRLYPENTMKSFLAALSYGADGLETDVRLTADGIPVLIHDADLLRLAGEDVEVGELKFKELKDFNVGGEPIPTLEEFLSAIPPGKWINLEIKEPGAGEVTVEFALSHYDGQLIFSSFEHQLINELKRKYPNAKFGYLFDERHENLTLDEVRDLFREHTFSAHLPIEFKILDSKRFSEMCNLVKSLNLKLVLWTVNEPALISDIKELVDFVITDDVRLFL, encoded by the coding sequence ATGAAAATTTTGGGGCACAGGGGACTGCCGAGGCTTTATCCGGAAAACACGATGAAATCGTTTTTAGCCGCGCTAAGTTACGGAGCAGACGGGTTGGAGACGGATGTTCGACTAACTGCCGATGGTATTCCCGTTCTAATACACGACGCGGACCTATTGAGACTTGCCGGTGAAGATGTGGAAGTTGGTGAGTTGAAATTCAAAGAGTTGAAGGATTTTAACGTCGGTGGTGAACCCATTCCAACGCTCGAGGAGTTTTTAAGTGCCATTCCCCCGGGAAAGTGGATCAATCTGGAAATAAAAGAGCCGGGGGCTGGAGAGGTTACAGTAGAGTTTGCCCTATCTCACTACGATGGTCAACTAATCTTCAGCTCCTTTGAACACCAGTTGATAAACGAGCTCAAACGAAAGTACCCTAATGCAAAGTTTGGATACTTGTTCGATGAGCGCCATGAAAATCTTACATTGGACGAGGTTCGCGATTTGTTCAGGGAGCATACGTTTAGTGCGCACCTGCCGATTGAGTTCAAGATACTGGACTCAAAAAGGTTTTCAGAGATGTGTAACTTGGTAAAATCACTCAATTTGAAACTCGTGTTGTGGACGGTGAACGAACCAGCGTTGATTAGCGACATTAAAGAGTTGGTGGATTTCGTTATTACCGACGATGTGCGCTTATTTTTGTAA